The genome window caataaaatgttgcattaccgccacctactagactggactTGATTGAAaagctaaataaataaaacaaataccctaccatctaacactacactcacacaaaatacatacatacatacatacatacatacatacataccatacATACATACCATACATACTCTAGTATTTAAATCACTTTAGTCCTACTtcaggccaacagcctgaaagGATGCGAaaccaccacttaacacaccctgtaatGCTTCTTACAtcaagtctcgcacacccaaattCCTCTCttcagctgccaccacaacctctattttcTGCGATTTacattccatccctgcagtacagttgataaccattgatATAAATGCCAAAAATCCAATATATCACTTGTTGGttaatccctctgtactggtacagatctactagtcacaccactcctctcaggatccctccctcttgacccatcttcctctactgtcttcactgcctcagcatatgacaatactctaaccctggaaacatcaacctgcctctctcgcaaggaacatttctgatccccagccccacAAACAATTaatcacaagaccacttctggttaccctcaccgattccacagcacccaactctgttttcacccaccctgaaaccacaaatggatcagccaaaatgCAAGGGTCCACTATTTTCAAAAACTACACGCCAAttgtcacagactcatctttatcccTGACCCTCGGTGCAAGCCTCGGGCTCCGCGAgcttcaccacacctaccacctccgaTACGTCGCCCTCATTTCATTTCCATTTCTCCTCCTATTTTCAACTCACTCTGCTTACATTTTCTACCActcttctttaacaaaccatctcccttttttGCCCCATTTTTAACCGATtcaagctcaccctcttcctctctctctctaagaccTCCTCTAACTCTCTTTTCCCCTATATTCCTCCTCCGTATTCCAAGTATAATTCTCCTTATAATAACACTGCACTTCTGCGGTCAAGGGACGCCATTTAACCGGCTGTCACAATCTccgtatgtaaccgatgtgaaatggctagttagttagcggtggtgcgcgctaatagcgtttcaattagtgacgtcactcgctctgagacttgaagtagttgttccccttgtgttgcaagggctgcggcttttgtggcgcgatgggtaacgatgcttcgtcagttgttgatgtgtgcagagggtccctggttcgagcccgggttggggcgaagagagggacggaacctacactgttacacgtaATCAGCACGAACCCCTTGTGATGTAGTGCTCAACAGTGCACCCCACTTGTAAAGCAGCTGCTTCGCCTTTATGTTCTACTTTTTCCATAGCTACGCAACGCTTTTccattcttcttctttttcttgcAGGTGGCATCCGATGCTGCATTACCACCCCCAACTGGGTTATAATATAAATCCATTATATTTTGTgatacaaaatgagaaaaaagggGAAAAACTAAACCAAATAactaatacaaaaaatatataacaaaccccttccaactaaccctacactcattaaaaccccactatgccaacggcctgggaggacgggacaccaccactcaatacaccctggaactcttctgtaGTCAAATCTCGATTTACTCCCGAGTATAATCAGGGTccctcgagtggcgcagcggtcttaggcactgcatctcagtgctagaagtgtcactacagaccctggttcgattccaggctgtatcacatccggccgtgattgggagtcccttagggcggagcacaattggccccagTGTCGTCTGGattagggtttggccgtcattgaaaatatgaatttgttcttaacctacttgcctagttaaataaataaaaatatataattctctgcagctgccaccacatctattttctgtgacttacgttccatttctgcggtacggttgataaccattgctaagAAGCCAACCGTACTGAAGCATATCACTCGTTGGCCTATCTATCTGTGATgacacagatctactactcacagggatcctctcaggatccctcacccttgacccatcctcctctactttcttcactaccTCAACATAtgacaccttctgcactactctgccTCTAGACACCTCAACCTGCGTCTCTTGCACCGGACAGTtccgatccccagcaacatgggcacccctacagttgacacacaCAACTTTCTCCGAAACTATACAATCCTAATGTCCCATTGCCCTCCTGCACAATTCCCACATCTTTGAATCTCCCTCCTCCACACTGCTGCAATATGACCATAAAATGTGGCACCTGAAACACTGCAGTGGATTTGGCACAAAAGCTTCTCTAACAGGATAACTAACACGACTTTGTCGGATAAAGACCGACACAAAAAGGCCTGTCAGTGACTCCTGTTTCACCGCCGGGTCTGCATCGTGCTAAACGGCGGGTGTCACAAACGCCAACGTCACAATCTTCAACTTCAATTGCTTCACCTCTACACCAACCGCTAACCCAGAAATCCCTCCTTTAAAAATGGTGCCCAGATCCTAAGAGCAAAGCAAGAAACAGATCTTGACCTGCCCACCCTTATACAGCTAGTGTTGAAAATTAATATTGTATCAATATTTGGGATACATTTTCTACTTTATTATGGTTACTTAAAAAGACATGATAGATTTCAGTTATGACATAACGTTTGTTTTTTCCCCATTGTATTCAATGTGTGGTAGGAATATTTGTCTATTGGGAATGAATCCTACCATAATACGTTATGTAATATGTTTAGTTGACCCTTTGCCAGCAACAACGACTGATGACAAATATTTGTATAAATAAACCACTGTGATAATTATGTGGATAGGACACAAAAGACACAGAttgtgggcggcaggtagtctagtggttagagtgttgggccagtaactgaaaggttgctgaatcgaatccctgagctgacaaggtaaagaaaaTCTGTCATTCAGCCACCAAGCGAAGGCAGTTCCCACAGAtgccgaagacatggatgtcgattaaggcagcccccccacacctctctgattcaaaggGGTTGGGTTTAAAATGcataagacacatttcagttgaaggcattgagttgtacaactgactaggtatccctctttccctaaTATACAAATAAACGACATGGTGTACTTCTGCTTTCTTCTTGACAATAATCATAAAGCTGGAAAATAATTTACTGCCAATGCATGTATACCTCTTTCCTTTGAATGATTGAATTTGATTTATAAAACTAGGTTATTGTGTGATGTGCAGGAACAGAAAAAAATTATCTCCAATTTAtcatggccaggtcgcagttgtaaatgagaacttgttctcaacttgcctacctggttaaataaaggtgaaataaataataattgtcTTGACTATAACAGTATTCTCAGTAACTCCCCTAGTCAGCGTTGAACCAATGTCCAAATATTCTGTTGACAACTGgacaagaaaaaaaaacaatctgGTAGTAAAAATGTTTATGCCCCATGTACAATCGGAGGTAATTATTTCAAATCATTCGTCAGTAAAAGGGTTTGTCCAGGCATCCAATAGAAGTGAAGAATTTTGGGCGGACTATTTGAACGGGCAAAAAAGAAGAAAGATGATTGGCCCGTGGAATTGTCAGTATCGGAGCTGGTCATACTAaaccatttttttgttttgtttgaacCATAAGAAACGTTTATAACAAAACGTTAAATAATACAGCAGTGATTTGTGTAGGACTACCATCTCTTGAATTgaatatttaaaatatatatatatatattttataggtCCGTAAAGTACAGGAGAGGCAGACTTTTCTGGATAAATCAAGCCAAGATGGATACCGTACGGGATTGGCTACCACGGTATTGACGTCAGTTTCTGGGTGCGGAAACTCTCAACAACAAAAAGCGACAGTAAAAACAGGAACAACACAAGAGACTGGCACCGTAGAAAATGTCGATATAATTAACATTACAGGTAATTATATACAGTTTTAACATTGCTGACGCAAGGAAATTGAATAGATGGAGGTAAAATTGTGAATATTACTGGTTTTGTGAAATCTTACATTTTATCCCATTCCAGTAAAATAAATTGCTTCCTGGAGGATTATTAAACGTAACATTTTTATATCAagtttatgatttttttttaaactatactAATGCGTTTGGTCTTGCCTTTTCATGCTTGTCGATGAAATTGGCATCTTACTTCGACTAATTTTTAAGTTAccgttagctaactaacgttacagTCTTGTCCTTGTCTTTTATTTATCGTCTGTAACGTTGTCGTTAGCTCTCAGTTCTTCGCTCAACCGATTTCTTTCTATTTACTAGAAAACAAGTTGGCTTTTAAAATCACCTACCTAGTAGCCGCAAACAGTTTTTAAACTCAGACACATTTTGATGTCGAGTTAACGTCAAGTTCTATGGAAAAAACTAAGTCGACCGATTTGCCAGCTAAGGCACCACTTCCTCGGCAAGAACAAGAATCTGTCCCCCGCCCGTCGACGATTTGAAGCATAGCTAATGGATTTCaagcttgtttttttatttaatgtcTGAGTATCTCACGATATTTGATCATATTTACGATTTTACACTTTAAATCCCAATTAGATTCGTGTGTTTGTGTTCTGATTAAGTAGGCGTTAACCTAAGAAATCTGACACCAGGGTTGGGCAAACCTTGACCGGGTGAACAAACATTTACTAACATCACACTCCGTCTTGTTTTACAGTGAAATACATTCAGATTGCTGTAACCCGAGTCCAGACATGGAAACGGTGAAACTTATGAGGGAGCTGATAACCAATTTTGAACAGGAGAGGAATTATCTTCCGAAGGAAACAGGACTCCGCATAATCGAATCGACTGGAGAGGTAGTCTGCAGTACAGTCGCTAAATATAAATATTGTTCACGTGATTGATATGAATCCCTAAACATTATGGTAAAACAAATTGGTCCAGAAACGCCTTACACTAATACACTGTAAGTGCCTAAAATCTTACTGTTGCATACTGTAAGGAAATAATATTTTATCTTGATCTTATTAATTACAGAATGACAGCAGGGGTATATCAGCTAAATGTAGGGACACCAAAGTGGAGGACCTCTGGAGCCTGACTAGTTTCTTTGGGTACAGTACACAGACTTTCGTTCTGGCTGTCAACCTGTTGGATCGATTCCTGGCCATGATGAAGGTAAGATGAAGACCCAATCAAGAGCACATTTAGTAATTTCTACATACTCTAAAGCTAATTAGCAACATTAGGTTGACATGTGTTCTGCATTTCTTTTGATGACAAAGCGATAATGTGCTTAGGACAAACTACAAATAAAAGGGAATTGCAGTGAGTAATAATAGCCTGTCCCCACTTCCACTCATTCCaagcttttgtgtgtgtgcgtctctcctCTTCAGGTCCAACCCAAACATCTAGCCTGCATCGGCGTCAGCTGCCTCCACATCGCAGCCAAAGCAGTCGAAGAGGAGTGTAACGTGTCTTCCACCAATGAGCTTATTCGTATCGGCCAGTGCAAGTTTACGGTCTCGGACCTCACTCGCATGGAGAAGATCATTTCAGAGAAACTCAACTTCCAACTCAAAGCCATCACAGCCTTAACGTTTTTGCGCCTATACCACGGAATCACAAGAGCCCATACCTCAGACCTGTAAGAACCCATTATAAAAAGACACTACAATTCACCTAGCAATCGACCACATTTGGAAGATGTTAATAGTGTGACGTAGCTTGAACAACTAGACATGTACTTACTAGTCCTGACTGAAAGTAGGATGATGGTTTTAACTCTTCTCACTGGACATGATCAAATAACATGTGTCCATTCCACCATAACAAATTCAATTATGTAACAGATagccttaacactttttttttgttcaCACCCAGATTGGTTCTTATAAGTATTTTAACCTTTACAGGAAGGAGACCCTGAACCTCGACACACTAGAGGTCCAGCTCAAAGCCTGTCTCTGCCGGATCGCGTTCTCCAAAGCTAAAGTAATGATTTACCACAGAGAGTCCATAAGATGTTACTTATTACAGGAGGCCTCTTGGCAGCTGCAGTCTAATTTGATGCATTTTGTCTCTTCTCTTCCAGCCGTCAGTCTTGGCCCTGTCACTACTCACTCAGGAGATTGAAGCCATGCAATCTGTTGATATGTTAGAAATAGCACATCATGTTCAGAGACATCTCAAGGTAAACACATTATACACTTATTAGAAAATCCTTGAAGCTTTATCACGTAGCAATGATGTAATCCTTTTGTTTAACACAGTAACCCGACGTTAACTGTCAAATTTATACACAAAAGAAACCTATTTTTCCCTGGAACCATCTCTGAATATTGTATGCCCTACAACCCTAGTCAAAGGTTTCATATGACAACTGGCACGGTTATGGAAAGACATAAAAAGGTCCCTTTCACATTCCCCGGCCTCGAGTTCACAGCCGCTATCCTTTTACAACGCCTGGAATCCATCCCAAAGGTTTCTGCTGACCCAGTCTATGTAACCTGGTGTCCAATGTTATGATGCCCTGGTCGTCTTTTACAGATCACTGACTTTGAGCTGCTACACTGGAAGGGACTAGTGGCCAAGTGTATGTCCGACTACTCTTCTCCTGAATGTAGCAAACCCAACAATAAGAAGCTTGTCTGGATCGTGTCGAGAAGGACAGCGCAGAACCTTCACACCAGCTACTACAGCATCCCTGAACTGCCAACCATTCCTGAGGACTGCTGGGATCAGAGTGAAAGGTATACATGGGTATCAaaaacattctaacattctaGAAAATGTGCATTCTGTTACAAGGCAGTCAAAAAAGTCTACTATGACAACGGGGAAGAACTCTGGAAAATCCCCTGAATAACAGAAGTAGGGAAAtctccagccacacacacacacacttaagccCCACCCCTCCCGCTCCAGTGTTTTGTTCAGAGTTTGACCACTCCTCCTCTCGCTCTTGTATCACTAACTAACCCACATACTTAATGTCTGAGTGTTAAGTGACTTCTGTCACGTCCTACTCGTACCTAGCAACAATAGTTCCCATAACTGCTCAACCACATTAACTGCTCAACCACATTACACAACCAGTTAAACCTCCACATAAGACTTTGGGATGGGTCTTGTAGTCAAACAATAGCAGTTAAATCTCCACATAAGACTTGGGATGGGTCTTGTAGTCAGACCAATAATAAAAATGATTAAATTACATTGACAACAGCAAACAGGATGAACTAAGGAATATTGTGAATTTGAACTGTTTTTCCTCTTGTTCTTCCAGTGAAGACTCATGTGAAGACATGAGTTCAGGGGAGGAGAGTCTGAGCAGTTCCCTGGGCTCTGACGCGGAGGGACCTTACTTCCCTCTAAACTTCCTCTGCCAAAAACCCCACAACAAATACCACCATACCTCCTAGACCAAAGCCCTATGAGGGAGCCACAGTGCCTGGGTTAAAAACACCTTTTCTAATGTAGGGTCATGTTCATTTAATTCAAAACGTAGCTAAAAGTTTTGCAACAGTTAACAAGCGGTCATTGGGCACGTTCAGGTTTGTCCCTCCCTGTGACGGTCTATTTTGTTCGTAGTGAATACGAACCAGAAAATAGCTTCTCTATATACCGTAGTAAATGTTTTTGTTAGCCTTCTATAGGGCTACCACAGTGTGGCTCATTACAGAAAACAAAATCAATATACAGCATTTTTTAAAgctaaaaacaaacatacagaaaTGTGAGAAAGTTTGCACAATCCTGAAGACAGGCAGCTAAATCAAATTTTTGTAGTGTGGTGCATGTTTGGATTTGTCTCACATTCCAGCCACTTTGTatatctgtcccaaatggcaccctcccatagtgcactacttttgaccagagccttgtgtgtcctggtcagaagtagtgcactagatagggaatagggtgccatttgggaaacaattCTCTGAAGCGGCTGGATTTGTCTCGCATTAACCTGGTAAATGTACTTTTCCCAGTTTCTGTATAACGAGTGTTATTGTTGAGTCATGTTGACTGGTGGCAAGGCTGGTTAGTTACTGTAAACGCCAAAGTCTGATTAGTCATTAAGAGTGAGTGTGACTATGATCTTGTTAAACTTTTATGGTGCCAATTTGTTAGCTGTAGGCTCTTTAAATTATTTGGATTGTATGTATGTGAGGAAGAACATAATGTATGATAAGTGTCATAAAAGAACTTGTAaagaaatgttaaaaaaaatgtaaatttgtaaaatgtacaaaaaaaattgTGAATAGTAACTTATTTTTTGCCTGTGAGAAAACATTAAAACTATTTTGAAGTCACTATTTTGTCATGTTTCCTATCAGAAATAGTACATTACATTTGTTAGACCTGTATGGGCCTAGTCTATATGAACCCAATGACTAGAGAAAAGGACCCCCATTTTCTAGACAAAAATAAAACGTTGCTTTAGCATTTCCAAGAAATCTCCTGAAACCAATGCACATGAACTTAGTTGGTCAACCAAACCATTCTGCTTCAGTCAGAAAACCATATTTAAACACAAGATGATTGAATTAAAGCTAGCTCTTGATTTCCAAGAAATCTCCCAATAGACAATTCAGTCCTGGCACAAAACCTCCCCCACATGAAATCCCTCAACCAAATCAAAAGTTAAAGAGAACTTGCCATAGTTTCATCCATCATCTGGTTTGAGAAGGACCAGTTTGAGATGAGGCTGCATCCACCAATACTGAGATCAGAGACCCATGCCAGACTTCTTCCGTTTAAGTTGTGAGGTTAGGAAGGATAGTCCAACTCGGGTTCCTCTGTGAGGCAGAGATGGATCAAGCTGAGGGGACTATAGCTGCTCTTCATTGAGACCTCCACAGGTCCCTGAGATCCACAAATAATCCTGAGGCCTCTTCTAGGCTGCCACCACCGTTCTCAAAATGACCGCTGAGGTAAGAGTCCAAACCTACCGTTGTCAAGGGCGATAAACTACAAACAGTGTAGGGTTTGGAACTAGTTGAGTGGCCTATGGAGGTCCATCCCCCGCCGGGCTGTTGCTGGTAGTGGGCTGGGGGAGGAAACTACTAAACTAAGTTCCCTATAATGTATCAGTGGGCTGGGAAGGACAACTACCAAACTTCCCCAGTAGTGTAGTGGGCTGCGACTACTGAACTCCTATGAGGTGTAGTGGGCTGTGAGTTCCTGGTCTGTTTCTGTGGTGTAGGTGTGGTAACCCTCGGTGTCCCCCGGGTCAGACGGCACATCCCACTTGGTGTAGTAGCAGCTTGTGGCCAAACGGTCTCTGTCGACcaaccggagagagagagaggcgccaaGTCCGGGTCTGATTGGTGAAACTGCCTGATCGATGTATCGACCTGTTTGTCTCCACCTTCAAATCAAAATCAGAAGTTTGAATTTATATTTTggtcatttaacagacactttTTAACCACAGActtagtcagtgcattcaactaggGTGTACAAGACTACCACATATCAGTCACGGCAAGTAGAAAACATTCCTCAGCAGAAAGAAGTGATCAGCTAAATAATCATCTTCCCCCAATTGGGACATTTGTAGTGCAGTCTGGGTAAGAAAGAAAGGAAATTAATTTACGTTAAAGTGAAAACCTAAACGTAGGAACAGATAActaaaaaaattgattttaatgtGCTGAATGAGAATTAAAACTAAAGTACATTCTCCAGATATGTAAACACATTTCACTGATGGTTGATTTAGCCATGGCCAGTTACATCTCACAAAACATGTCACCTTCactggataggtgcagtgtactgtgttgttgtacagggtcagccatagtagtatgataggtgttgttgtacagtgtcagccatagtagtatgataggtgttgttgtacagggtcagccatagtagtatgataggtgttgttgtacagggtcagccatagtagtatgataggtgttgttgtacagggtcagccatagtagtatgataggtgttgttgtacagggtcagccatagtagtatgataggtgttgttgtacagggtcagccatagtagtatgataggtgttgttgtacagggtcagccatagtagtatgataggtgttgttgtacagggtcagccatagtagtatgataggtgttgttgtacagggtcagccatagtagtatgataggtgttgttgtacagggtcagccatagtagtatgataggtgttgttgtacagggtcagccatagtagtatgataggtgttgttgtacagggtcagccacagtagtatgataggtgttgttgtacagggtcagccatagtagtatgataggtgttgttgtacagggtcagccatagtagtatgataggtgttgttgtacagtgttagccatagtagtatgataggtgttgttgtacagggtcagccatagtagtatgataggtgttgttgtacagggtcagccatagtagtatgataggtgttgttgtacagggtcagccatagtagtatgataggtgttgttgtacagggtcagccatagtagtatgataggtgttgttgtacagggtcagccatagtagtatgataggtgttgttgtacagggtcagccatagtagtatgataggtgttgttgtacagggtcagccatattagtatgataggtgttgttgtacagggtcagccatagtagtatgataggtgttgttttacagggtcagccctTAGTAGTACAGCGCCACTGTAGCACATtcgggttaagtgtcttgctcaagtgcAGTTTGACATATTTAACACAACATCCTTTGGGACAAGTGAACAATAACATCCCATAAACAGCCATAATTTGGGAACAATGTGTCGCTTCCAGCCTCTCGTCTGTaaggtgcatttggaaagtattcagaccccttcactttttattACGTTaaagccttcttctaaaatggcttaaataaaaacatttcctagtAAATCTATGCACAATAACCCATTAATGacaaacaggatgaacctgtttccattgatcatccttgatgtttctacaacttgattggagtccacctgtggtaaatccaattgattggacatgatttggaaagacacacacctgtctatataaggtctaacagttgacagtgcatgtcagagcaaataccaagccgtgaggtcgaaggaattgtccgtagatctcagacaagattgtgtcgaaacacagatctggggaagggtaccaaaacatttctgcagcattgaaggtcccaggaacacagtggcctccatcattcttaaatggtcactctgacagagctccagagttcctctgtggagatgggagaaccttccagaagggaagccatctctgcagcattccaccaattaggcctttatggtagagtggccagacagaagccactcctcagtaaaagacacgacagcccacttggagtttgccaaaaggcacctaaaaggcactctcagaccataagaaacaagattttgtggtctgatgaaaccaagattgaactctttggcctgaatgagaAGGGTCACATCATGAGGAAACCTGgaaacatccctacggtgaagcatggtggtggcagcatcatgttgtggggatgtttttcagcagtagggactgggagactagtcaggatcaagggaaagatgaacagagcaaaacctgctcaggaccacagactggggcaaaggttcaccttccaacaggacaacgcccctaagcacacagccaagacacagcaggagtggcttcaggacaagtctctgaatgtccttgagtggcccagccagagcccggacttgaaccagatcgaacatctctggagagacctgaaaatagctgtgcagcgacgctccccatccaacctgacagagcttgagaggatctgcagagaagaatgtgagaaactccccaaatacaggtgtgccaagcttgtagtgtcatacccaagaagacttgaggttgtaaatcgctgccaaaggtgcttcaacaaagtactgagtaaagggtctgaatacttatgtaaatgtgatattttagttttttgttgtcattatgggggtagtgtgatgtcattagggggtattgtgtggagaatgatgatgaaaaaaacaatttaatctatttttagaataagtctgtaaggtaactaaatgtggaaaaagtccaggggtctgaatacctcctgaatgcactgtatgtgtgggggtgccTGTACTGGATTGTTAATGGATATTAACATCTCATCTCTTGGACAAATGTACAATAACACACCAACTCCTGTCCTTACCAGCAGCAGACATGGCTAGTGTGTCCTGGGCGTGGTGCAGTCTGAGGGAGTTAGACAGGCAGGTGTCCAAGGCGGTCTCCGGGGCTGAGCAGGTCCAAAAGGTGGGCCTCTGGTGACGCAGCCTTTCTCCCTACCACCTGGAGAACCAGACATTGCAGAAAGACAGACATTACGTCAGCATTTACAGCAGTGAGACAACAGTGTTTATCATCACAGTGAAACAGACagccctgggttcaaatagtattcgtTTTCTAATTTAACATTTAGCTTTTACTAGTTTACGCAACAATATAAAAACGTAACAACGTCAACGATTTTACTCGAGTTACTGTTTATATAAaaggaaaatcagtcaattgaaataaattcatgaggccctaatctctggatttcacatgactgggaatacagatatacatgcatcagaaaccagtcagtatctggtgtgaccaccatttgcctcattcagcacaacatctccttcacatagagttgatcaggctgttgattgtggcctgtggaatgttgtcccactcctcttcaatggctgtgtgaagttgctggatattagcaggaactggaacatgctgtcatacacaTTGGTCCagggcatcccaaacatgctcaatgggtgacatggcctgcatactcaccagacatggaagaactgggacattttcatcttccaggaattgtgtacagatccttgcgacatggggcattatcatgctgaaacatgaggtgatggtggtagATGAATGatacaacaatgggcctcaggatctcgtcacggtatctctgtgcattcaaactgcTAATCAATAAAACGCAATTGTGTTCGTTAtccgt of Salmo salar chromosome ssa01, Ssal_v3.1, whole genome shotgun sequence contains these proteins:
- the LOC106572117 gene encoding cyclin-G2 → METVKLMRELITNFEQERNYLPKETGLRIIESTGENDSRGISAKCRDTKVEDLWSLTSFFGYSTQTFVLAVNLLDRFLAMMKVQPKHLACIGVSCLHIAAKAVEEECNVSSTNELIRIGQCKFTVSDLTRMEKIISEKLNFQLKAITALTFLRLYHGITRAHTSDLKETLNLDTLEVQLKACLCRIAFSKAKPSVLALSLLTQEIEAMQSVDMLEIAHHVQRHLKITDFELLHWKGLVAKCMSDYSSPECSKPNNKKLVWIVSRRTAQNLHTSYYSIPELPTIPEDCWDQSESEDSCEDMSSGEESLSSSLGSDAEGPYFPLNFLCQKPHNKYHHTS